In one Tripterygium wilfordii isolate XIE 37 chromosome 22, ASM1340144v1, whole genome shotgun sequence genomic region, the following are encoded:
- the LOC119992058 gene encoding uncharacterized protein LOC119992058 yields MAIEKNNFKVSRFDSEFSAGSRESISSDEDELQGRSSAIESDDDDDDFDDADSGAGSDDFDLLELGETGAEFCQIGNLTCSVPFDLYDLLGLEDILSVDVWNECLSEEERFSLTKYLPDLDQEMYMCTLKELFTGGNFHFGSPVKKLFDMLKGGLCEPRVTLYREGFNFFQKRQHYHLLRNHQNNMVSYLCQMRDAWLTCKGYSIDEKVRVLNIMRSQKSLMYEKMEFLEADSSGKEESGAVLWSKRVKDRRGGQKLGHHPSYEGSNLEFPLRGQPVALEASKHGKQNPKGTPKLARSKTTSRKELMDHYPRIIPGLDINSGPYGSAATIPGQNKALGYNSGSAPRMREQLGIDDDAQDPLGGGNVTRDRDVARGSLIDSSKFMRVGKKRDLLRSDELATDSFMALPFSSRNDSHAHGRNKNANHQSEMTLFSGKQPHMRYSYDLAKKAKYPEKVQQFAVGDQMRSLKGRSPHLAEHFLHDQNQGETCSADSSFKLDDWNVKSKKGKMGRESPDLNFKSYSEFRAKSVEEKMRGNLVQNGGPALRGNRMFVGEETESESSEQLNDVDDDFINPMMGSSYPMECSLSSMSKSVFDSKKGKLTKANLQENAQPLDGATRFTKKKVGFSELGHMSGTKNYFSKAKQKGKIRDSSTKHNSAARVLEGNLASSLDKSTDDFGRKYKHKVGKNGQVRGDSGAGLHMSSLKPSPPERRSKGEFFHGPVEEEDDSLEQLLTDDRKLNRMGKKEHSIQSHADDRLAKSEASLLGCNSVTKKRKAKGEMAELDGRGGVGNMQANLHPQFDNFTLMKKKGKRKSEIELGAMDMTPSEAPPTEMGMMEVELETKPQKKPYTPITPTFHSGFSFSIIHLLSAIRLAMITPLPEDSLEVGKVGDEQNRKHESSSNGIISQENLIVGKSDSTGQSNAPSLIIHEIENRVRLNPGDPCILETQEPLQDLVRGVLKIFSSKTAPLGAKGWKALVVYEKSTKSWSWIGPVLHSSSDHDSVEEVTSPEAWGLPHKMLVKLVDTSANWLKSGQETLQQIGSLPAPPLSLMQCNLDEQERFRDVRAQKSQNTISPSSEEVRAYFRKEEFLRYSIPDRAFSYTAADGKKSIVAPLRRCGGKPTSKARDHFMLKRDRPPHVTILCLVRDAAARLPGSIGTRADVCTLIRDSQYIVEDVSDAQVNQVVSGALDRLHYERDPCVQYDSERKLWVYLHREREEEDFEDDGTSSTKKWKRQKKDPADQHDQTTVTVAYHGAGDQSGFDMGFDHNVEPCIDDDKGVDAFNDVRQIVEDNVDTGQGSQPGNLHQGQPIIWEGINLNPTREDKLLCQENSTNEDFDDETFGRERPVELLSTSLL; encoded by the coding sequence ATGGCAATTGAGAAGAATAATTTCAAGGTTTCAAGATTTGATTCGGAGTTCTCTGCTGGTAGTAGAGAGTCCATTTCCAGTGATGAGGATGAACTTCAAGGTCGAAGTTCTGCTATTGAATCAGATGACGACGATGATGATTTTGACGATGCTGATTCTGGGGCAGGGTCGGATGACTTTGATTTGTTAGAATTGGGTGAGACCGGGGCAGAATTTTGCCAAATTGGGAATTTGACTTGCAGTGTGCCCTTTGACCTGTATGATCTTCTGGGCCTGGAGGACATTTTGTCTGTTGATGTTTGGAATGAGTGCTTGAGTGAGGAGGAAAGATTTAGCCTTACCAAGTACTTACCTGACCTGGATCAGGAGATGTATATGTGTACCCTGAAGGAGCTTTTTACGGGTGGCAATTTTCACTTTGGAAGTCCTGTTAAGAAGTTGTTTGATATGTTGAAGGGAGGACTGTGCGAGCCAAGGGTCACCCTTTATAGGGAGGGTTTTAATTTCTTTCAGAAACGGCAACACTACCATCTTTTGAGGAACCATCAGAATAACATGGTTAGTTACTTGTGTCAGATGAGAGATGCCTGGCTTACTTGCAAGGGGTATAGTATTGATGAGAAGGTCCGTGTTTTGAATATTATGAGGAGTCAAAAGAGTTTGATGTATGAGAAAATGGAGTTTCTGGAGGCTGATTCTTCTGGAAAAGAGGAATCTGGTGCTGTGTTGTGGAGCAAGAGGGTTAAAGACAGGAGAGGTGGGCAGAAGTTGGGTCATCATCCTTCGTATGAGGGTTCAAATCTGGAATTCCCCTTGCGAGGACAGCCAGTGGCTCTTGAAGCCTCAAAACATGGAAAGCAGAATCCAAAAGGTACACCGAAGTTGGCCAGGTCAAAGACGACTTCAAGAAAGGAGCTCATGGACCACTATCCTCGTATTATCCCTGGATTGGATATTAATTCTGGGCCATATGGCTCAGCAGCTACCATTCCTGGACAGAATAAAGCATTAGGGTATAATTCAGGGTCAGCCCCTAGGATGAGGGAGCAGCTGGGGATTGATGATGATGCTCAAGACCCTTTGGGTGGAGGGAATGTCACACGAGATCGAGATGTTGCACGTGGTAGTTTGATAGATAGTTCAAAGTTTATGAGAGTGGGAAAGAAGCGTGATCTATTGAGAAGTGATGAATTAGCCACTGACAGCTTCATGGCTCTCCCTTTCTCTTCCAGGAATGATTCACATGCCCATGGTAGGAACAAGAATGCAAACCATCAGTCCGAGATGACATTGTTCTCAGGAAAGCAACCCCATATGAGATATTCTTATGATCTTGCCAAAAAGGCAAAGTATCCTGAGAAAGTTCAGCAATTTGCTGTTGGTGATCAAATGAGGAGTCTGAAAGGCCGATCTCCGCATCTTGCCGAACATTTTTTGCATGACCAAAACCAAGGAGAAACGTGTTCTGCTGATTCCTCATTCAAACTGGATGATTGGAATGTTAAAAGCAAGAAAGGGAAGATGGGAAGGGAGTCTCCTGATCTCAACTTTAAATCTTATTCTGAGTTCAGAGCAAAATCAGTTGAGGAGAAGATGAGAGGAAACCTTGTACAGAATGGCGGACCAGCATTGAGAGGTAACAGAATGTTTGTGGGTGAAGAGACAGAATCAGAGTCATCTGAGCAATTGAATGACGTTGATGATGATTTCATTAATCCTATGATGGGGAGCAGTTACCCTATGGAATGTTCTTTATCATCTATGTCAAAGTCTGTCTTTGATTCTAAAAAGGGTAAATTAACTAAAGCCAACTTGCAGGAGAATGCACAGCCTCTTGATGGGGCCACTCGCTTCACCAAAAAGAAGGTTGGCTTCAGTGAGCTTGGGCATATGTCGGGAACCAAAAACTACTTTTCAAAAGCAAAACAGAAGGGTAAGATTCGTGATAGCAGCACCAAGCATAATTCTGCTGCTAGAGTTCTGGAAGGCAACTTGGCTTCTAGCTTGGATAAATCCACGGATGATTTTGGTAGGAAATACAAGCACAAAGTGGGCAAGAATGGCCAGGTACGAGGGGATTCTGGTGCTGGTTTACACATGTCATCATTAAAGCCGTCTCCTCCGGAGAGAAGATCGAAAGGGGAGTTCTTTCATGGTCCTGTTGAGGAGGAGGATGATTCACTTGAACAGTTATTGACAGATGATAGAAAACTGAATAGAATGGGGAAGAAAGAGCATAGCATTCAAAGTCACGCAGATGATCGATTAGCAAAATCCGAGGCCTCATTACTGGGGTGCAACTCAGTGACCAAAAAACGAAAAGCAAAGGGGGAAATGGCAGAACTGGATGGAAGAGGCGGCGTTGGTAATATGCAGGCTAATCTTCATCCTCAATTTGATAACTTCACTTTGATgaagaaaaaggggaaaaggaAATCAGAGATTGAACTTGGTGCAATGGATATGACACCTTCTGAGGCCCCTCCTACAGAAATGGGAATGATGGAAGTTGAACTGGAAACCAAACCTCAGAAAAAACCTTATACTCCAATTACGCCCACATTTCATTCTGGCTTCTCATTCTCCATTATACATCTTCTTTCGGCAATCCGCTTGGCAATGATTACCCCACTTCCAGAAGATTCGTTAGAGGTTGGAAAAGTTGGGGATGAGCAGAACAGAAAACATGAAAGCAGTTCGAATGGGATTATTTCTCAAGAGAACCTGATTGTCGGTAAGTCAGACAGTACTGGGCAATCAAATGCCCCTTCTCTTATTATTCATGAGATTGAAAACCGTGTAAGATTAAACCCAGGAGATCCTTGTATTCTTGAAACACAAGAGCCTCTTCAGGATTTAGTTAGAGGAGTTCTGAAGATATTTTCATCCAAAACAGCACCCTTAGGAGCAAAGGGTTGGAAGGCACTTGTAGTCTATGAGAAATCTACAAAAAGTTGGTCTTGGATTGGTCCAGTTTTGCATAGTTCTTCTGATCATGACTCTGTTGAAGAGGTAACCTCTCCTGAAGCTTGGGGTCTTCCTCACAAAATGCTTGTAAAGTTGGTTGATACATCTGCTAATTGGCTCAAAAGCGGTCAAGAGACCCTTCAACAAATTGGGAGTCTTCCTGCTCCTCCATTATCATTAATGCAGTGTAACCTGGATGAGCAAGAAAGGTTTAGGGATGTAAGAGCTCAGAAGAGTCAAAACACAATCAGCCCAAGTTCTGAAGAAGTGAGGGCTTATTTCCGTAAAGAGGAATTTCTAAGGTACTCAATTCCTGACAGGGCTTTTTCTTACACTGCTGCTGATGGTAAGAAGTCTATTGTTGCTCCATTGAGAAGATGTGGTGGTAAGCCAACTTCAAAAGCCCGAGATCATTTTATGCTGAAACGAGATCGGCCACCACATGTTACCATTCTTTGTCTTGTGAGAGATGCGGCTGCCAGATTGCCTGGAAGTATTGGTACTAGGGCAGATGTTTGTACCTTGATAAGAGATTCTCAGTATATTGTTGAAGATGTTTCTGATGCACAAGTGAATCAAGTTGTTAGTGGGGCCTTGGATCGTTTGCATTATGAACGTGATCCTTGTGTGCAATATGATTCGGAAAGGAAATTATGGGTTTATTTgcacagagaaagagaagaagaagatttcgaaGATGATGGTACATCATCAACAAAGAAATGGAAGAGACAGAAAAAGGATCCTGCTGACCAACATGATCAGACAACAGTAACAGTTGCTTATCATGGTGCTGGTGATCAATCAGGATTCGACATGGGTTTTGATCACAATGTTGAGCCGTGCATCGATGATGATAAAGGAGTAGATGCTTTTAATGATGTGAGACAAATTGTTGAGGACAATGTTGATACTGGTCAAGGGTCTCAGCCAGGTAACCTGCATCAAGGCCAGCCAATAATCTGGGAGGGAATAAACTTAAATCCAACTCGTGAGGACAAATTACTATGTCAAGAAAATTCTACAAATGaagattttgatgatgaaaCTTTTGGAAGAGAAAGGCCAGTTGAACTTTTAAGTACCAGCTTATTGTGA
- the LOC119992061 gene encoding chitinase 2-like, which translates to MEFSTLFIALLILQALLPFHSSTDAAPTSSNLFREYIGAEFNNVKFTDVPINPNVEFHFILSFAIDYDTSSSPSPTNGKFNVFWDSDNLSPSQVSCIKSRHSNVKVALSLGGDSVAGGFAYFKPSSTDSWVSNAVSSLTHIIKQFKLDGIDIDYEHFNSTPGVFSECIGRLITTLKKNKVIKFASIAPFDDDEVQSHYQALWKSYGHLIDYVNFQFYAYDEGTTVSQFMSYFKTQTCNYEGSKVLVSISSDGNGGGLSPSNGFFTACRRLKSQNQLHGIFVWSADDSKDNGFQYEKQSQALLAAVRG; encoded by the coding sequence ATGGAGTTTTCCACGCTATTCATAGCCCTTCTGATCCTTCAAGCTCTTCTCCCATTCCATAGTTCAACTGACGCAGCTCCTACAAGCTCAAACCTCTTCAGAGAATACATAGGAGCAGAGTTCAACAACGTTAAGTTCACCGATGTCCCTATTAACCCAAATGTTGAATTCCACTTCATTCTCTCCTTTGCCATTGACTATGACACCTCCAGCTCTCCCTCTCCCACCAACGGAAAATTCAACGTGTTCTGGGACTCCGATAATCTGAGCCCCTCTCAAGTTTCTTGTATCAAGAGTCGCCATTCGAATGTCAAAGTGGCCTTAAGTTTAGGAGGGGATAGTGTGGCGGGTGGCTTTGCTTACTTCAAACCATCCTCAACAGATTCTTGGGTATCTAACGCTGTTTCTTCACTCACGCATATCATCAAACAGTTTAAGCTCGATGGAATTGACATCGATTACGAGCACTTCAATTCCACTCCAGGCGTCTTTTCTGAGTGTATTGGAAGGCTTATAACAACcctcaagaaaaataaagtaatCAAATTTGCTTCAATTGCTCCATTCGATGATGATGAAGTTCAGAGCCATTACCAAGCTTTGTGGAAGAGTTACGGGCACCTTATCGATTATGTGAacttccaattttatgcctATGATGAAGGAACCACAGTATCTCAGTTTATGAGCTACTTCAAGACACAGACCTGTAACTATGAAGGCAGTAAGGTGTTAGTGAGCATTAGCAGTGATGGGAATGGTGGTGGTTTGTCACCATCTAATGGCTTCTTCACTGCCTGCAGAAGGCTCAAGAGTCAGAACCAACTTCATGGTATCTTTGTGTGGTCCGCTGATGACTCTAAGGATAATGGATTCCAGTATGAGAAGCAATCACAAGCACTACTAGCAGCAGTTCGTGGATAG